A genome region from Dolichospermum compactum NIES-806 includes the following:
- a CDS encoding Uma2 family endonuclease has product MLNELSTSRRLRLTYYRGNLEIMARSPEHKRYKKIVGRFVETLAEELELDIDPLGSTTLKRPEISGGEPDECFYIKNVKLIQGKSRIDLQQDLPPDLVVEIDITSSLKDRFAVYAEMGVAEIWRYDGNVFTINILEDGKYLVVDESLAFPNLPLTEISNFLKNAGSKKYLELVREFRDWVRSKIQE; this is encoded by the coding sequence TTGCTAAATGAACTCAGTACCAGTCGTCGTCTCCGCTTAACTTATTATCGGGGTAATTTAGAAATTATGGCTCGTTCACCTGAACATAAACGTTATAAAAAAATTGTTGGTCGTTTTGTGGAAACTTTAGCGGAAGAATTAGAATTGGATATTGATCCTCTAGGTTCTACTACTTTAAAACGTCCAGAAATATCTGGTGGAGAACCTGATGAATGTTTCTACATCAAAAATGTTAAGTTAATTCAAGGGAAATCCAGAATTGATTTACAACAAGATCTTCCACCTGATTTAGTTGTCGAGATTGATATTACTAGCAGTTTAAAGGATCGTTTTGCGGTTTATGCAGAAATGGGTGTGGCAGAGATTTGGAGATATGATGGTAATGTATTTACTATTAATATTTTAGAAGATGGGAAATATCTAGTTGTTGACGAAAGTTTAGCTTTTCCTAATTTACCTTTAACAGAAATTTCCAATTTTTTGAAAAATGCTGGTAGTAAAAAATATTTGGAATTAGTGAGAGAATTTAGAGATTGGGTGAGAAGTAAAATTCAAGAATAA